Proteins encoded by one window of Methylovirgula ligni:
- a CDS encoding pyrroloquinoline quinone-dependent dehydrogenase, with protein sequence MKRSSKHAIAFALVGAFLSLEASALRADSLAVGNADPDNWSQYHRTWNAWRYSPLAQINAGNVKRLKVAWLHQAGDITNGLLSTPLVENGVMYYIAPNNNVFALDATNGKTIWHYQPKLNPIANESFYAFQSRNITLGKDYVYVGTLDGRVVAVDKKTGNEVWSTQLTDLKTCYGCLFSSTPMLAGNVLIGGTTGGDQPIAGRIFGVDATTGKLLWTLRTTKDDPKSWPGDTWKVGGSAAWNVGTYDPETDTAYIGVGNAAPDFFYNDRHGDNLYAATLLALDPKTGSIKWHRQEIPGDHYDYDSTYEAVVIDDGKREDIVHLNKSGFVFVMNKANGKLVNVWPMVKHYNFAKTIDPKTGALIGQVLDYPEDKETTVCPYLLGERSWNPGAYNPKTRLWYNNAMEVCEVLKPARQDVSKIGIAGLYLGVEKLEAVPPPGEAASARLEARDPLTGKLVWEVPYALPGLGGVLTTGGDLVFNGDPEGLVHAYNAGTGKELWSFQTGSGIRAGIISYAVNGRQYIAVPSGWGSLAPGFMASVFPQAAKIPGGATMVVFTLDSEK encoded by the coding sequence ATGAAACGCTCATCGAAACACGCCATCGCGTTCGCGTTGGTAGGCGCCTTCCTGTCGCTGGAGGCGTCGGCGCTCAGGGCCGATTCACTCGCAGTAGGGAATGCGGACCCCGACAATTGGTCTCAATATCACCGGACCTGGAATGCGTGGCGCTATAGCCCGCTCGCCCAGATCAACGCCGGGAATGTCAAGCGCCTTAAGGTTGCCTGGCTGCATCAGGCGGGCGACATTACCAACGGCCTGTTGTCCACGCCGTTGGTCGAAAACGGTGTCATGTATTACATCGCGCCGAACAATAATGTCTTCGCGCTCGATGCGACAAATGGCAAGACGATCTGGCACTATCAGCCGAAGCTCAATCCGATTGCCAATGAGAGCTTCTACGCATTTCAGAGTCGCAACATCACCCTCGGCAAGGACTACGTCTATGTCGGCACGCTCGACGGACGGGTCGTCGCTGTCGACAAGAAGACCGGCAACGAGGTCTGGTCCACACAATTGACAGATCTCAAGACCTGTTACGGCTGCCTGTTCTCATCGACGCCAATGCTCGCCGGCAATGTCCTTATCGGCGGCACCACGGGTGGTGACCAGCCGATTGCCGGACGAATTTTCGGCGTGGATGCGACGACTGGAAAGCTTCTGTGGACGCTGCGTACCACCAAGGATGATCCGAAAAGCTGGCCGGGAGATACGTGGAAAGTTGGCGGTTCGGCGGCCTGGAATGTTGGAACCTATGACCCGGAGACTGACACGGCCTATATCGGTGTCGGCAATGCGGCGCCGGACTTCTTCTATAACGATCGTCATGGCGATAATCTCTATGCCGCGACGTTGCTCGCGCTCGATCCCAAGACTGGTTCCATCAAATGGCACCGTCAGGAGATTCCTGGCGATCACTACGATTATGACTCGACTTATGAAGCCGTCGTGATCGACGACGGCAAACGCGAAGATATCGTCCATCTGAATAAGAGCGGATTTGTCTTCGTCATGAACAAGGCGAACGGAAAGCTTGTCAACGTCTGGCCGATGGTCAAGCATTACAACTTCGCCAAGACAATCGATCCGAAGACCGGGGCGCTCATCGGCCAGGTCCTGGATTATCCCGAGGATAAGGAAACCACAGTTTGTCCCTACCTTCTTGGCGAACGCAGCTGGAATCCCGGCGCCTATAATCCCAAGACCAGGCTCTGGTACAATAATGCGATGGAAGTCTGCGAGGTTCTCAAGCCGGCGCGGCAGGACGTCTCGAAGATCGGTATCGCCGGCCTTTATCTTGGTGTCGAGAAGCTTGAAGCCGTGCCACCGCCCGGCGAAGCGGCGAGCGCACGTCTTGAAGCGCGCGATCCGTTGACCGGTAAGTTGGTTTGGGAAGTGCCCTATGCGTTGCCCGGCCTTGGCGGTGTGTTGACGACGGGCGGCGACCTCGTCTTCAACGGCGATCCCGAGGGTTTGGTGCATGCTTATAATGCCGGCACGGGCAAGGAGCTGTGGTCGTTCCAGACGGGCTCGGGTATCCGGGCGGGCATCATCAGCTACGCCGTCAATGGCCGCCAATATATTGCGGTTCCGAGCGGCTGGGGTTCTCTGGCACCAGGCTTCATGGCCAGCGTTTTCCCGCAGGCGGCAAAAATCCCGGGTGGCGCGACCATGGTCGTATTTACGCTCGACTCGGAAAAATGA
- a CDS encoding substrate-binding periplasmic protein yields the protein MSPLRRLLLCGFAACVLATPAKSRPLEDILASGTFDICVQEDSAPFSDQASGTGIFIDLGRLIAQHLGVQLTETWIFSAEYARKTSCDALPAVAAIPGDDPLRLTIPYLKVRTALVTRASAAPVNTFADIANSRVAVLANSYARHDLNKRGINLSVAFLENKDILSAVDRGDDSAGVVTLFSLEWYVHQNDALLRANFQPLGAVYDYDAAIGLRHADPPLLKKINIILQTAMGDGALADIFEKYGLQYESPK from the coding sequence ATGAGCCCGCTCCGGCGTCTGCTTCTCTGTGGGTTCGCGGCCTGTGTGCTGGCAACGCCAGCCAAAAGCCGTCCGTTGGAGGATATTCTCGCTTCCGGCACATTCGATATTTGTGTGCAGGAGGACAGCGCGCCATTTTCCGATCAGGCAAGCGGCACGGGCATTTTCATCGATCTCGGCCGCCTCATCGCCCAGCATCTCGGCGTCCAGCTGACCGAGACTTGGATCTTTTCGGCAGAATATGCGCGCAAAACATCTTGCGACGCGCTTCCGGCAGTCGCCGCCATCCCGGGCGACGATCCGCTGCGGCTGACGATACCTTATCTCAAAGTACGCACCGCGCTCGTCACGCGTGCGAGCGCGGCGCCCGTAAACACCTTTGCGGATATTGCGAACAGCCGCGTTGCGGTTCTGGCTAATTCCTATGCGCGGCACGACCTTAACAAGCGCGGTATCAACCTCTCCGTCGCGTTTCTGGAAAACAAGGACATTCTATCGGCCGTCGATCGCGGCGATGACAGCGCGGGCGTCGTCACACTCTTCAGTCTGGAATGGTATGTTCATCAGAACGATGCGCTGTTGCGCGCAAATTTCCAACCGCTTGGCGCGGTCTATGACTATGACGCGGCGATCGGGCTGCGGCACGCCGATCCGCCTCTGCTCAAGAAGATCAATATCATTTTGCAGACCGCGATGGGCGATGGCGCCTTGGCTGACATTTTTGAAAAATATGGCTTGCAGTATGAATCACCGAAATAA
- a CDS encoding transporter, with translation MLKIRAVKAKAASWPGNSPTSNSASRRIGRASVFAAVMAGLLASHGVAKAEDITFAVIGPHEYDLPVNFQPFNVFVQYGEFQSSSQEFNSNGNVVSGPKQDLLVGLSKYVHFWTFSQIPGVGFAYEVIVPEIRIATQGAPAADGIGDTLTGPAVWIKPTPDSTLGFQSFFTAPIGTEQVTNNYFSNNSSLFYDYQAKWWDMTGNTGAVFRTDRRGPGLDPIREGTTFFSNIRIGIKIPGPVEPFAAVDYGATSGSYDLVAHTPVAYSNNHDLAVGGGVMLNMRKDISLTLRYSHSVAGQNTYETNAGYLKFVYLF, from the coding sequence ATGCTGAAGATTCGAGCCGTAAAGGCGAAGGCTGCGTCGTGGCCGGGCAATTCGCCGACCTCAAACAGCGCCAGCCGCCGCATCGGAAGAGCCAGTGTATTTGCCGCGGTAATGGCCGGGCTCCTCGCGTCGCACGGCGTGGCGAAAGCGGAAGACATTACCTTCGCGGTGATCGGACCGCACGAATATGACCTGCCGGTCAATTTCCAGCCGTTCAACGTCTTTGTTCAATACGGGGAGTTTCAATCCTCTTCGCAAGAGTTCAATTCGAACGGCAACGTGGTCTCCGGACCGAAACAGGACTTGCTGGTCGGTCTAAGCAAGTACGTCCACTTCTGGACTTTCTCGCAAATCCCGGGTGTCGGCTTCGCCTACGAAGTCATCGTGCCGGAGATCCGTATCGCGACCCAGGGCGCGCCTGCGGCCGATGGCATTGGCGATACGCTGACTGGCCCGGCCGTGTGGATCAAGCCGACGCCCGATTCGACGCTCGGCTTCCAATCCTTTTTCACCGCGCCGATCGGCACCGAGCAGGTCACCAACAATTACTTCTCGAACAATTCGAGCCTGTTCTACGACTATCAGGCCAAGTGGTGGGACATGACCGGCAATACGGGCGCGGTTTTCCGCACCGACCGGCGTGGTCCGGGACTCGACCCTATACGTGAAGGCACGACCTTCTTCTCCAACATCCGTATCGGCATCAAGATTCCGGGGCCTGTCGAGCCATTTGCCGCCGTCGACTATGGCGCGACATCCGGCAGCTACGATCTCGTAGCTCACACCCCGGTCGCCTATTCCAACAATCACGACCTCGCGGTTGGCGGCGGCGTCATGTTGAACATGCGAAAGGATATCAGTCTCACACTGCGCTATTCGCATAGCGTCGCCGGCCAGAACACTTACGAGACCAACGCCGGTTATCTCAAGTTCGTCTATCTGTTCTGA
- a CDS encoding acetoin dehydrogenase dihydrolipoyllysine-residue acetyltransferase subunit, with amino-acid sequence MSGITAITMPKFGLSMTEGKIVGWSKREGDEVNVGDDLVDIETTKITNAFESPVKGVLRRHIAKRDEDLPVGALIAVVADAKTADAEIDEFVARFQAEFSVDQDNSGAPAAPEPKTIETNGQRIRYLDLGSGEGAPVVFIHGFGGDLNNWLFTQPAIAAHHRTLAIDLPGHGGSSKDAPATIAELAAAVSNTLAELSVARAHLVGHSLGAAIALQMGLTNPAQVASLTLIAPAGLSETIDGDFIAGMVEADRRKTLEPVLQKLFVNKSLVSRDMIEEFIKFKRLDGAKAALSAIAAANFRDAKQSVIFLPRLGELPMPVQIIAGAKDEILAPPDVAYLPTKIAFHSLEASGHMPHMERAAEVNALIEDFVDRSA; translated from the coding sequence ATGAGTGGAATTACGGCTATCACAATGCCGAAGTTCGGGCTCTCGATGACCGAGGGCAAGATCGTCGGCTGGTCGAAGCGTGAAGGCGATGAGGTCAATGTCGGCGACGATCTCGTCGATATTGAAACAACAAAGATCACCAACGCCTTTGAAAGCCCGGTGAAGGGCGTTCTGCGGCGGCATATCGCCAAGCGGGATGAAGACCTTCCGGTCGGCGCGCTTATCGCCGTGGTCGCGGACGCCAAAACGGCGGACGCCGAGATCGATGAATTCGTCGCGCGCTTTCAGGCGGAATTCAGCGTCGATCAGGATAATTCGGGCGCCCCGGCAGCGCCCGAACCAAAGACTATCGAGACGAACGGGCAGCGCATCCGCTATCTTGACCTCGGCTCGGGGGAGGGAGCGCCGGTCGTTTTCATTCACGGCTTCGGCGGCGATCTCAACAATTGGCTGTTCACACAGCCGGCAATCGCCGCGCATCACCGCACGCTCGCCATTGACCTTCCTGGCCATGGCGGCTCCAGCAAAGACGCCCCGGCGACGATCGCCGAACTCGCGGCCGCGGTCAGCAACACGCTGGCGGAACTTTCCGTCGCCCGCGCCCATCTCGTGGGGCATTCGCTGGGCGCGGCAATCGCTCTGCAAATGGGCCTGACCAATCCGGCACAGGTCGCCTCGTTGACGCTGATCGCGCCCGCAGGGCTCAGCGAGACGATCGACGGTGATTTCATTGCCGGGATGGTGGAGGCGGATCGGCGCAAAACGCTCGAGCCCGTGCTGCAGAAGCTGTTCGTCAACAAAAGCCTGGTGAGCCGCGACATGATCGAAGAGTTCATCAAGTTCAAACGCCTCGACGGTGCCAAAGCCGCGCTGTCAGCTATTGCTGCGGCCAATTTCCGCGATGCAAAACAATCGGTCATATTCCTGCCTCGGCTGGGGGAATTGCCGATGCCAGTTCAGATTATTGCAGGTGCGAAGGACGAGATTTTGGCCCCGCCCGATGTTGCATATCTGCCGACCAAAATCGCCTTTCACTCGCTTGAGGCGAGCGGACATATGCCACACATGGAGCGTGCGGCGGAGGTCAATGCGCTTATCGAGGATTTTGTCGATCGCTCAGCGTAG
- the lpdA gene encoding dihydrolipoyl dehydrogenase produces MANAYDVIVIGGGPGGYVAAIRAAQLGLKTAVVEREHLGGICLNWGCIPTKALLRSAEIYHYARHAKDYGLRIEGKIGYDAEAIKDRSRKISAQLNAGVGFLLKKNKVDVIWGEAQLTKPGEVRVGKPSKPAHQPQAALPKGVLGEGTYQAKHIIVATGARPRVLPGLEPDGKLIWTYFEAMMPDAIPKSLIVVGSGAIGVEFASFYRDFGAEVTLIEVLPRILPAEDAEIAALAQKRFEKRGIKVLTGTKITKVEKGANGVTALAEDANGQPQTLKAERLISAVGVIGNVETLGLEALGVKTERGIIVTDGLGRTNVAGVYAIGDVAGPPMLAHKAEHEGVICVEAIAGQHPHPLDRDRVPGCTYCNPQIASVGLTEEKAKAAGYQLRIGRFPFIGNGKAIALGEPEGLTKTIFDVATGRLLGAHMIGAEVTELIQGFVVAMNCETTEAELIGTIFPHPTLSETMHESVLDAYGRAIHI; encoded by the coding sequence ATGGCGAATGCTTACGATGTGATTGTGATTGGCGGTGGGCCTGGCGGCTATGTGGCGGCGATCCGCGCGGCGCAATTGGGCCTGAAGACGGCGGTGGTGGAGCGCGAGCATCTCGGCGGCATCTGCCTCAACTGGGGCTGCATCCCGACCAAGGCGCTGCTGCGCTCGGCCGAGATTTATCATTACGCCCGGCACGCGAAGGATTACGGCCTCAGGATCGAGGGCAAGATCGGCTATGACGCCGAGGCGATCAAGGACCGTTCGCGCAAGATCTCGGCGCAGCTCAATGCCGGGGTCGGCTTCCTGCTGAAGAAGAACAAGGTCGATGTGATCTGGGGCGAGGCGCAATTGACCAAGCCCGGCGAGGTCCGGGTCGGCAAGCCGTCGAAGCCGGCGCATCAGCCGCAGGCGGCGCTGCCCAAGGGCGTATTGGGCGAGGGCACCTATCAGGCAAAACACATCATCGTCGCCACCGGAGCGCGGCCGCGCGTCCTGCCCGGGCTGGAGCCGGACGGCAAGCTCATCTGGACCTATTTCGAGGCGATGATGCCGGACGCGATCCCCAAAAGCCTGATCGTCGTCGGCTCGGGCGCCATCGGCGTCGAGTTCGCTTCGTTCTATCGCGACTTCGGCGCCGAGGTGACGCTGATCGAGGTTCTGCCGCGTATCCTGCCGGCCGAGGATGCCGAGATCGCGGCGCTGGCGCAGAAGAGGTTCGAGAAGCGCGGCATCAAGGTCCTCACCGGCACGAAGATCACCAAGGTCGAAAAGGGCGCCAACGGCGTCACCGCCCTTGCGGAAGATGCCAACGGCCAGCCGCAGACCTTGAAAGCCGAGCGGCTGATCTCCGCCGTTGGCGTCATCGGCAATGTCGAGACCCTCGGCCTCGAGGCGCTCGGGGTGAAGACCGAGCGCGGCATCATCGTCACGGACGGGCTCGGCCGCACCAATGTGGCGGGCGTCTATGCCATCGGCGATGTCGCCGGCCCGCCCATGCTGGCGCACAAGGCCGAGCATGAGGGCGTCATCTGCGTCGAGGCCATCGCCGGCCAGCATCCGCATCCGCTTGACCGCGACAGGGTCCCCGGCTGCACCTATTGCAATCCGCAGATCGCCTCGGTCGGCCTGACCGAGGAAAAGGCCAAGGCGGCGGGCTATCAGCTCAGGATCGGCCGGTTCCCGTTCATCGGCAATGGCAAGGCGATTGCCCTGGGGGAGCCCGAGGGCCTGACCAAGACGATCTTCGACGTGGCGACGGGGCGCCTCCTCGGCGCCCATATGATCGGCGCGGAAGTCACCGAACTCATTCAGGGTTTTGTCGTCGCCATGAACTGCGAGACGACCGAGGCGGAGCTGATCGGCACGATCTTCCCGCATCCGACCCTGTCGGAGACGATGCACGAGAGCGTGCTCGACGCTTACGGCCGCGCTATCCATATCTAG
- a CDS encoding thiamine pyrophosphate-dependent dehydrogenase E1 component subunit alpha, which yields MQLSRGDLLSAYRTMRTIRAFEERLHLEFASGEIPGFVHLYAGEEASAVGICMHLTEVDKLASTHRGHGHCIAKGVDVLPMMSEIYGRKDGVCGGKGGSMHIAEISKGMLGANGIVGGGPPLICGAALTAKILGNRGVAVAFYGDGGSNQGTTLESLNLAKIWNLPILFVCEDNGYAEATAASYAVGGSQVKRAEGFGIPGVVVDGNDFFAIYDAAREAIEHARNGGGPSLLHLKLGRYYGHFEGDATTYRAPGEVDRLRAEHDCLKRFRNRVTEASLLEAHELDAIDGEVEKLIDDAVVHAKAAPLPTEADLLADVYVSY from the coding sequence ATGCAGCTCAGCCGCGGCGATCTTTTGTCCGCGTATCGCACCATGCGAACGATCCGGGCCTTCGAGGAGCGCCTGCATCTCGAATTCGCGTCCGGGGAAATCCCTGGCTTCGTTCATCTTTACGCTGGCGAGGAAGCCTCCGCCGTCGGCATCTGCATGCACCTGACCGAAGTCGATAAGCTCGCGAGCACGCATCGCGGCCACGGCCATTGCATCGCGAAGGGCGTCGATGTGCTCCCGATGATGAGCGAGATTTACGGCCGCAAGGATGGTGTCTGTGGCGGCAAGGGCGGTTCGATGCACATCGCCGAAATCTCCAAAGGCATGCTCGGTGCCAACGGCATCGTCGGTGGCGGGCCGCCGCTCATCTGCGGCGCAGCGCTCACCGCGAAGATTCTGGGCAACCGCGGCGTTGCTGTCGCCTTCTATGGCGACGGCGGCTCAAACCAAGGCACGACGCTCGAAAGCCTCAATCTCGCGAAAATCTGGAATCTGCCGATTCTTTTTGTCTGCGAGGACAACGGCTACGCGGAAGCGACGGCGGCGAGCTATGCGGTCGGCGGCTCTCAGGTCAAGCGGGCTGAAGGCTTTGGTATCCCTGGCGTCGTCGTCGACGGCAATGACTTCTTTGCCATCTATGACGCGGCACGTGAGGCAATCGAGCACGCGCGCAATGGCGGCGGCCCGAGCCTCCTGCATCTCAAATTGGGCCGCTACTATGGGCACTTCGAAGGCGATGCGACGACCTACCGGGCGCCTGGCGAAGTCGACCGTCTGCGTGCGGAACACGACTGCCTGAAGCGGTTCAGAAATCGCGTGACCGAGGCGTCTCTGCTCGAAGCACACGAACTCGATGCCATCGATGGCGAGGTTGAAAAGCTGATCGACGATGCCGTGGTGCATGCGAAGGCGGCGCCGCTGCCGACCGAAGCCGATCTGCTCGCCGATGTTTATGTTTCGTATTGA
- a CDS encoding ChaB family protein, protein MPYSSNEDLPPQVRDHLPAHAQDIFRAAFNAAHAEHENDPRQEEAAFRIAWAAVKKHYHKAGDRWVANED, encoded by the coding sequence TTGCCTTATTCCAGCAACGAAGATCTTCCGCCCCAAGTCCGTGATCATCTGCCAGCCCACGCCCAGGATATCTTCCGGGCTGCCTTCAACGCGGCCCATGCCGAACACGAGAACGATCCGCGCCAGGAAGAGGCTGCTTTCCGCATTGCCTGGGCGGCGGTCAAAAAACACTATCACAAGGCCGGCGACCGCTGGGTCGCAAACGAAGACTAG
- the lipA gene encoding lipoyl synthase produces MTLAPPLPSTISARHPEKAHRPDQPVAKKPDWIRVKAPGSPAWRETAAIVKEHRLVTVCEEAGCPNIGECWEKKHATFMILGDTCTRACAFCNVRTGLPGAVNPREPGQVAEAVAKLGLAHVVVTSVDRDDLDDGGARHFAAVIGAIRTASPHTTIEVLTPDFLRKPGALEIVVEAKPDVFNHNLETVPSKYPSVRPGARYFHSVRLLQRAKELDPQLFTKSGIMVGLGETRDEILQLMDDLRSADVDFLTIGQYLQPTRKHHPVIAFPAPQEFSALQEIALAKGFLLASASPLTRSSYHAAEDFAKLKAKRASKT; encoded by the coding sequence ATGACTTTAGCACCGCCCTTACCCTCCACCATCTCCGCGCGTCACCCGGAGAAAGCCCACCGGCCGGACCAGCCGGTGGCGAAGAAGCCGGACTGGATCCGCGTCAAGGCGCCGGGCTCGCCCGCCTGGCGCGAGACCGCCGCGATCGTCAAAGAGCACCGGCTCGTCACCGTCTGCGAGGAAGCCGGCTGCCCCAATATCGGCGAGTGCTGGGAGAAAAAGCACGCGACCTTCATGATCCTGGGGGATACCTGCACCCGCGCGTGCGCCTTCTGCAATGTCAGGACCGGGCTGCCGGGTGCGGTCAATCCGCGTGAGCCGGGGCAGGTGGCGGAGGCGGTCGCCAAACTCGGCCTCGCCCATGTCGTCGTCACCTCGGTCGACCGCGATGATCTCGACGACGGCGGGGCGCGGCACTTCGCGGCGGTGATCGGCGCCATCCGCACGGCCAGCCCGCACACGACGATCGAAGTGCTGACCCCGGATTTTCTGCGCAAGCCCGGCGCGCTGGAGATCGTCGTCGAAGCCAAGCCCGATGTCTTCAACCACAATCTCGAGACGGTGCCGTCGAAATATCCGAGCGTGCGGCCCGGGGCGCGTTACTTCCATTCGGTGCGGCTGCTGCAGCGGGCGAAGGAACTCGACCCGCAGCTCTTCACCAAGTCCGGCATCATGGTCGGCCTCGGCGAGACGCGCGACGAGATTTTGCAACTGATGGACGATCTGCGCAGCGCCGATGTCGATTTTCTCACCATCGGCCAATATCTGCAGCCGACGCGCAAGCATCATCCGGTGATCGCATTCCCGGCGCCGCAGGAGTTCAGCGCGCTGCAGGAGATCGCTCTCGCCAAGGGCTTCCTGCTCGCCTCAGCCTCGCCGCTCACCCGCTCCTCCTATCACGCCGCCGAGGACTTCGCTAAACTCAAAGCCAAACGCGCCAGCAAAACCTGA
- a CDS encoding alpha-ketoacid dehydrogenase subunit beta — MSKKSYRQAINEAIASEMRRDPRVILMGEDVAGGAGTPGDQDAWGGVLGVTKGLVTEFGRERVLDTPLSESAYVGAAAGAAATGLRPIAELMFVDFMGVCFDQIFNQAAKFRYMFGGKAETPLVIRTMYGAGFRAASQHSQCLYPIFTHIPGLKVVLPSSAYDAKGLLIQAIRDNDPVIFFENKVQYDDIEDVPDEPYTIPFGEANLTREGDDVTIVAFGRMVKIANEAADRLEKQGISCTVVDPRTTSPLDTDTILECVEQTGRLVIVDEASPRCNMATDISALVAQEAFGALKAPIKMVSPPHTPVPFAPNLEDIYIPNADRIEKAVKAAMNYRVRETV; from the coding sequence ATGAGCAAGAAAAGTTATCGCCAGGCCATCAACGAGGCGATCGCCTCGGAAATGCGGCGCGACCCCCGTGTCATCCTTATGGGCGAGGACGTCGCTGGCGGCGCGGGCACGCCCGGTGATCAGGACGCTTGGGGCGGTGTGCTCGGCGTGACCAAGGGTCTCGTCACGGAATTCGGCCGCGAGCGCGTACTCGACACGCCGCTCAGCGAGAGCGCCTATGTCGGCGCCGCCGCCGGCGCCGCCGCGACCGGCCTGCGGCCGATCGCCGAGCTGATGTTCGTCGATTTCATGGGGGTCTGCTTCGACCAGATTTTCAATCAGGCGGCGAAATTCCGCTACATGTTCGGCGGCAAGGCCGAGACACCGCTCGTCATCCGCACGATGTATGGCGCCGGCTTCCGCGCCGCGAGCCAGCACAGCCAATGCCTCTATCCCATCTTCACCCACATACCCGGGCTGAAGGTCGTGCTGCCCTCCTCCGCCTATGACGCAAAGGGGCTCCTGATCCAAGCGATCCGCGACAACGATCCGGTGATCTTCTTCGAGAACAAGGTGCAATACGACGATATCGAGGACGTGCCGGACGAGCCGTATACGATCCCTTTCGGAGAAGCCAATCTGACCCGTGAAGGCGATGACGTAACCATCGTTGCTTTCGGCCGGATGGTGAAGATCGCGAACGAGGCGGCCGACCGGCTCGAGAAACAGGGCATTTCCTGTACCGTGGTCGATCCGCGCACGACGTCGCCGCTGGACACCGACACGATTCTGGAATGCGTGGAGCAAACCGGGCGCCTGGTCATCGTCGACGAAGCCAGCCCGCGCTGCAATATGGCGACCGACATCTCCGCGCTGGTCGCGCAAGAGGCTTTCGGCGCTCTCAAGGCGCCAATCAAGATGGTGAGCCCGCCGCACACGCCGGTGCCGTTCGCGCCGAACCTTGAGGACATATACATCCCCAACGCTGACCGCATCGAAAAGGCGGTGAAGGCCGCGATGAACTATCGCGTCCGGGAGACCGTGTGA
- a CDS encoding c-type cytochrome, translated as MVFFAANALESCLLSPALAQSAEPDLTSPKLIDAGRVQFAENCVYCHGDSGSGGKAGPLAGRTDLTADYVFQTITNGKRVGSLVMPTWGLSLDKPTIWSLTAYVMSLQAKK; from the coding sequence GTGGTGTTCTTCGCGGCGAATGCGCTTGAGAGTTGTTTGCTGTCTCCTGCCCTGGCGCAGAGCGCCGAACCAGATCTCACCTCGCCCAAATTGATCGACGCCGGTCGCGTTCAGTTTGCGGAAAACTGCGTTTATTGCCACGGCGATTCGGGAAGCGGCGGTAAGGCCGGCCCGCTGGCGGGCCGCACCGATCTGACAGCGGATTACGTCTTCCAGACCATCACCAACGGCAAGCGGGTGGGATCGCTGGTGATGCCAACTTGGGGCCTTTCGCTCGATAAGCCGACGATCTGGTCGCTGACGGCTTACGTCATGTCGTTGCAGGCCAAGAAATGA